From one Hirundo rustica isolate bHirRus1 chromosome W, bHirRus1.pri.v3, whole genome shotgun sequence genomic stretch:
- the LOC120764946 gene encoding activated RNA polymerase II transcriptional coactivator p15 isoform X1: MDAGVVLCRMPKSKELVSSSSSASDSDSEVDKKAKRKKQVAPEKPVKKQKTGESSKGAASSKQSSNRDENMFQIGKMRYVSVRDFKGKVLIDIREYWMDQEGEMKPGRKGISLNPEQWNQLKEQISDIDDAVRKL, from the exons AATGCCTAAGTCAAAGGAACTTGTGTCttcaagctcatctgccagtgATTCAGATAGTGAAGTTGACAAAAAG GCAAAGCGGAAAAAGCAAGTAGCTCCAGAAAAGCCcgttaagaaacaaaaaactggtgaaagttCAAAAGGTGCAGCTTCTTCTAAGCAAAGCAGTAACAGAGATGAGAATATGTTTCAG ATTGGCAAAATGAGGTATGTCAGTGTTCGGGACTTTAAAGGAAAAGTCTTAATTGATATTAGAGAATATTGGATGGATCAAGAAGGTGAAATGAAGCCTGGCAGAAAAG GTATTTCTTTAAATCCAGAACAATGGAACCAGCTGAAAGAACAGATTTCTGATATTGATGATGCAGTAAGGAAACTGTAA
- the LOC120764946 gene encoding activated RNA polymerase II transcriptional coactivator p15 isoform X2: protein MPKSKELVSSSSSASDSDSEVDKKAKRKKQVAPEKPVKKQKTGESSKGAASSKQSSNRDENMFQIGKMRYVSVRDFKGKVLIDIREYWMDQEGEMKPGRKGISLNPEQWNQLKEQISDIDDAVRKL, encoded by the exons ATGCCTAAGTCAAAGGAACTTGTGTCttcaagctcatctgccagtgATTCAGATAGTGAAGTTGACAAAAAG GCAAAGCGGAAAAAGCAAGTAGCTCCAGAAAAGCCcgttaagaaacaaaaaactggtgaaagttCAAAAGGTGCAGCTTCTTCTAAGCAAAGCAGTAACAGAGATGAGAATATGTTTCAG ATTGGCAAAATGAGGTATGTCAGTGTTCGGGACTTTAAAGGAAAAGTCTTAATTGATATTAGAGAATATTGGATGGATCAAGAAGGTGAAATGAAGCCTGGCAGAAAAG GTATTTCTTTAAATCCAGAACAATGGAACCAGCTGAAAGAACAGATTTCTGATATTGATGATGCAGTAAGGAAACTGTAA